A stretch of the Aphis gossypii isolate Hap1 chromosome 2, ASM2018417v2, whole genome shotgun sequence genome encodes the following:
- the LOC126549771 gene encoding uncharacterized protein LOC126549771 → MGRPKKNQVEESTDLQKALLLARSARDGVLRSIRNLDSLANEAKTDVDKQHVFLARVISLEKYISQFEKYQQEILASLVDLNLVREFEQVDALVADAMEEMCGTIRSTMEQLQPKRTPNDEFRSLNSGGVPQAYHTVSLPKIELPKFDGNVIEWCTFRDMFQSLIHNNKAISDIERYHYLISCLSGPALTIVKAVPLSADNYSIAWNELTKCYENRRLLATAHVDKLFAFAPLKKESVSSLLSFVHTFRENVSAINALGIENISSFLLFYIGVRVIDTETRRLFEASIPQSEIPSLDDLLNFISQRCKILENIGKSAEKVELVSKPNFKKGKGAPSVKSSLTSTTNNSRPSQKTSKCLYCQHEHHLYRCFLFKKISTDLRRKFASDNCLCFCCLKTGHSANACSSTFRCKTCQSKHHTLLHLDCDNLSLKEINQERGDKSQPNNVDSEPSASLSKFAGTTCTDKTVVLGTAIVRIFDNTGELQTVRVLLDGGSQVSVMTSECVNRLGLQRHKTCTNVSGLSQQPVTKIKGSTHCRFVPLTAKEPQFVASDIIVLSQITRHMPSEKLPASVRERYRHLILADPAFDVPGPIDMLIGNDLYPLVLPTKTDVIHSPGLPSAMSTTLGWVIGGALNKSTMSPVVSLSITESPSIEGLLQQFWKVEQPPIPDLPTTEDELVEEWFRKTVNRDSTGRFCVALPFRSRIMDNLANRTPIVLGPSRTMALNRLYNLERRLTKDPDLYSAYRKFMNDYLSLGHMRPAINPGKYFIPHHPVVKRSNDNIKIRVVFDASARSSTGYSLNDCLATGPKLQLDISNVLLRSRFHKYLFIADIEKMYRQINICEEDCAYQHILWRNSPDEEVQEFQLCIVTYGMSSAPFLAMRCLHQLNEEDGPSYPLAFNILTTSTYVDDIVAGANTVEDVLQLKQEIVALLRRGNFNLKKWASNCTEVLENIDVEDRALDSIIEAKDVHSVKVLGLHWDTNVDAFGYHTSPENPVVTKRSILSTIARLYDPIGVLGPTIFWAKCVLQELWIQKLNWDEPPSISVIDKWKMFINDLPLLSDLSLPRHIDVRQVKSVQLLGFADASQKGYAAVVYVRIVDAQEVVRIHFITCKSKVAPLKSSDADITLTIPRLELCAALLLSQLLSHQLEVLQHVVNIERVRAWTDSTIVLAWLTTEQKKLKIFVTNRVAKIRSLIPMCEWAHVTSGDNPADPASRGTLPKELVSQSLHIHGPYFLHLPEHQWPVISLSKLKLPATDQLPEVKKFSECTLHVHQVENPEDMLKRFSSLTRMQRVLSHCYRFIQKARRKFTTDGPISCHEAENILNKCVKFTQNSHWPQLSKQLMNPQATITPSSLAQLAPFLDPNGIIRVGGRLKFSTLDESAKHPVLLPKNSVLTRLIILHYHQCLLHGGMRLVMSMIHRKFWIISCRSAIKEVIHSCVTCIRYRAACPKPYMANLPSIRVKPDYPFTNVGMDYGGPFVVKEARRRNSRTQKAYIALFVCMSVKAIHVEVVTDLSTETFLAAFDRFIARRGVPTEIRSDCGTNYVGAAREFKNLFKDSATRDAVQSRALCQWKFNPPAAPHFGGIWEAAIKSVKTHLKKVIGSQVFTVEEFTTLAIRIEGILNSRPLTPISGDPNDLNALTPGHFLIGRPISAIPERELTMTPMNRLNRWQLIKQAQQSFWKRWSQEYLQTLQTRQKWTSPSPSLAVGDLVVINSPNRPSMSWQLGRILQTHPGADDVVRVVTVRTGDGILKRPVVKLVKLPIS, encoded by the coding sequence ATGGGTCGTCCAAAAAAGAATCAGGTGGAGGAATCGACTGATTTACAGAAGGCTCTACTTCTGGCGCGTTCAGCACGTGATGGTGTACTTCGGTCTATTCGTAATCTCGACAGTTTAGCGAATGAGGCTAAAACAGATGTTGACAAGCAGCATGTATTCTTGGCTCGCGTAATCTCacttgaaaaatacatttctcaGTTCGAAAAGTATCAACAAGAAATCCTCGCGTCTTTAGTCGATTTGAATTTAGTACGAGAGTTTGAACAGGTTGACGCACTTGTTGCGGATGCTATGGAAGAAATGTGTGGAACGATTAGGTCAACGATGGAACAGTTGCAACCAAAACGTACACCGAATGATGAATTTCGTTCACTAAATAGTGGTGGGGTTCCTCAAGCTTATCATACAGTTAGTTTACCTAAAATAGAATTACCAAAATTTGACGGCAACGTAATTGAATGGTGTACATTTCGTGATATGTTTCAGTcgcttatacataataacaagGCGATTTCAGATATTGAACGTTATCACTATTTAATATCCTGCTTATCAGGTCCCGCACTCACTATCGTCAAAGCTGTCCCGTTGAGTGCGGACAACTATTCAATTGCTTGGAATGAGTtaacaaaatgttatgaaaaccGCCGGTTATTGGCAACTGCACACGTAGATAAGTTATTTGCTTTTGCCCCTCTCAAAAAAGAATCTGTGTCGTCGCTGTTGTCCTTTGTACACACTTTTCGTGAAAATGTTTCGGCCATTAATGCACTCGGAATCGAAAATATATCCAGtttcttacttttttatattggaGTTCGCGTTATAGATACTGAAACACGTCGTTTATTTGAAGCTAGTATACCACAGTCTGAGATACCAAGTTTAGACgacttattaaatttcatttctcaaagatgtaaaatattagaaaacatCGGTAAAAGTGCTGAGAAGGTAGAGTTGGTGTCAAaacctaattttaaaaaaggtaaGGGTGCTCCGTCAGTCAAGTCCTCTTTAACTTCAACTACTAACAACTCAAGGCCGTCACAGAAGACCTCAAAATGCTTATATTGTCAACATGAACACCACCTTTATCGGTGTTTCTTGTTTAAGAAGATTTCGACAGATTTGCGGCGGAAGTTCGCCAGTGACAACTGTTTGTGTTTTTGTTGTCTGAAGACTGGTCATTCAGCAAACGCATGTTCGTCAACATTCAGATGCAAAACATGTCAGAGTAAACATCATACACTGTTACATTTAGATTGCGATAATTTATCGTTAAAGGAAATTAATCAAGAACGCGGTGACAAATCACAACCGAACAATGTTGACTCGGAACCTTCTGCCAGCCTATCAAAATTTGCCGGCACTACATGTACAGACAAAACCGTAGTGTTAGGAACAGCGATTGTGCGCATATTTGATAACACAGGAGAATTACAAACTGTTCGTGTTTTATTAGATGGAGGTTCTCAAGTTTCAGTAATGACTTCCGAATGTGTCAACCGTCTCGGGTTGCAGAGGCATAAAACTTGCACGAACGTATCTGGATTATCTCAACAACCAGTAACGAAGATCAAGGGTAGTACACATTGCAGATTTGTTCCCTTAACAGCTAAAGAGCCACAATTTGTTGCGTCAGACATTATTGTGCTTTCACAAATTACCAGACACATGCCAAGTGAGAAATTACCTGCATCGGTCCGCGAACGATATCGTCATCTGATATTGGCGGATCCTGCTTTCGACGTTCCTGGACCAATCGACATGTTAATTGGAAATGATTTATACCCACTGGTCTTACCGACAAAGACAGATGTTATTCACAGTCCAGGATTGCCGTCAGCTATGAGTACAACGCTTGGATGGGTAATAGGTGGTGCTTTAAACAAGTCAACAATGTCACCAGTTGTCTCACTCTCCATTACTGAGTCTCCGTCCATTGAAGGACTTCTACAACAGTTTTGGAAGGTAGAACAACCACCAATTCCAGATTTACCGACGACGGAAGATGAATTAGTCGAAGAATGGTTCCGAAAAACAGTCAACCGAGATTCCACAGGAAGATTTTGTGTTGCCCTTCCATTCCGCTCACGAATCATGGATAACCTCGCCAATCGTACACCTATTGTACTTGGTCCATCACGAACAATGGCTTTAAATCGACTCTATAATTTAGAACGCCGTTTAACAAAGGACCCTGATTTATATTCCGCTTACCGAAAGTTCATGAATGATTATTTGTCTCTTGGTCATATGCGACCTGCAATCAATCCAGGGAAGTATTTCATTCCACACCACCCAGTTGTTAAACGAAGTAACgacaacataaaaatacgaGTAGTTTTTGATGCATCAGCAAGATCGTCAACCGGTTATTCACTCAATGATTGTTTGGCAACTGGTCCCAAGTTACAACTGGATATTAGCAACGTCTTATTACGCAGCCGATTTCACAAGTATTTGTTTATTGCTGACATCGAGAAAATGTACAGGCAAATAAATATCTGCGAGGAGGATTGTGCATATCAGCACATACTTTGGCGAAACTCACCAGATGAAGAAGTCCAGGAGTTTCAGTTGTGTATTGTCACTTATGGTATGAGCTCAGCCCCATTTTTGGCCATGCGATGTTTGCATCAGTTAAATGAAGAAGACGGACCTTCCTATCCActtgcatttaatatattaacaacatCTACCTACGTTGACGATATTGTCGCAGGGGCAAATACGGTAGAAGATGTTCTCCAATTAAAACAGGAAATTGTGGCATTACTTCGTCGAGGGaatttcaacttaaaaaaGTGGGCCAGCAACTGCACAGAAGTTTTGGAAAACATCGACGTCGAAGACCGTGCACTTGATTCAATTATTGAAGCCAAAGACGTGCATTCCGTCAAGGTGTTAGGCTTACACTGGGATACAAATGTGGATGCCTTTGGTTATCATACAAGTCCTGAAAACCCTGTCGTTACAAAACGGTCAATATTATCCACAATTGCGCGATTGTATGATCCCATTGGGGTACTCGGACCAACGATATTTTGGGCTAAGTGTGTCCTACAAGAGCTTTGGATACAAAAGCTTAATTGGGATGAGCCACCCTCAATCTCTGTAATTGATaaatggaaaatgtttattaatgatttaccaTTATTGTCAGATTTGTCGCTACCTCGTCATATTGACGTACGTCAAGTGAAAAGCGTGCAGCTATTAGGTTTCGCCGATGCCTCCCAAAAAGGGTATGCAGCTGTGGTATATGTAAGAATCGTGGATGCACAAGAGGTTGTCAGGATTCATTTCATTACATGTAAGAGCAAGGTTGCCCCCCTTAAATCATCGGACGCAGACATTACCTTAACTATACCACGGTTAGAGCTATGTGCTGCTTTACTTCTCTCACAACTCCTATCGCACCAATTAGAGGTACTTCAGCACGTTGTCAACATCGAACGGGTACGTGCCTGGACGGATTCCACCATCGTTTTGGCATGGCTAACCACAGAACAAAAGAAACTGAAGATATTTGTCACAAACAGAGTTGCGAAAATTCGATCTCTGATTCCAATGTGTGAGTGGGCCCATGTGACATCTGGGGACAACCCTGCAGACCCTGCGTCCCGAGGAACACTTCCCAAGGAGTTGGTTTCACAATCACTACACATACATGGACCCTATTTTCTACATCTTCCTGAACACCAATGGCCTGTGATTTCTTTATCCAAGTTAAAGTTACCAGCCACGGATCAATTGCCTgaggttaaaaaattctcgGAATGCACTTTGCATGTTCATCAAGTTGAAAATCCCGAAGATATGTTAAAGCGATTTTCTTCACTAACAAGGATGCAACGTGTTTTATCTCATTGCTATCGCTTCATACAAAAAGCTCGCCGGAAATTTACCACTGATGGCCCTATTAGTTGTCACGAAGCagaaaacattttgaacaaATGTGTCAAATTTACACAAAATTCACATTGGCCACAgttatcaaaacaattaatgaaTCCTCAGGCAACCATCACACCAAGTAGTTTAGCTCAACTGGCTCCATTTTTAGATCCAAACGGGATAATTCGAGTTGGCGGTCGTTTGAAGTTTTCCACGCTTGATGAAAGTGCTAAGCATCCAGTACTTTTACCGAAAAATTCGGTGTTGACCAGATTGATTATTTTGCATTATCACCAGTGTTTACTGCATGGAGGAATGAGATTGGTAATGTCTATGATTCATCGGAAATTTTGGATCATTTCTTGTCGATCTGCTATAAAGGAGGTCATCCATTCTTGTGTTACATGTATTCGGTATCGTGCTGCCTGTCCTAAACCATACATGGCTAATTTACCATCTATTCGGGTAAAACCTGATTATCCTTTTACAAACGTCGGCATGGATTATGGTGGACCTTTTGTTGTAAAAGAAGCACGAAGGCGGAATTCTAGAACGCAAAAGGCATATATCGCACTATTTGTATGTATGTCAGTTAAGGCTATACACGTGGAGGTTGTTACTGACTTGTCAACAGAAACTTTTTTAGCAGCTTTTGACCGTTTCATCGCGCGTCGTGGTGTACCAACAGAAATCCGGTCAGATTGTGGAACCAATTATGTCGGTGCTGCCcgagaatttaaaaatctatttaaggATTCGGCAACAAGAGACGCAGTTCAATCAAGGGCTCTCTGCCAATGGAAATTCAATCCTCCTGCAGCACCCCATTTTGGTGGAATATGGGAAGCCGCCATAAAAAGTGTCAAGACTCACCTCAAAAAGGTTATAGGCTCTCAAGTATTCACTGTTGAAGAATTCACCACTCTTGCAATCCGCATTGAAGGGATTCTAAATTCTCGGCCACTAACTCCGATATCTGGAGATCCGAATGATTTAAATGCTCTAACACCCGGTCATTTTTTGATCGGTCGCCCTATCAGTGCCATCCCTGAACGAGAATTAACCATGACTCCAATGAATCGATTAAATAGGTGGCAATTGATCAAGCAAGCTCAACAGTCATTTTGGAAAAGATGGAGTCAAGAATATCTACAGACACTCCAAACCAGACAAAAATGGACTTCCCCGAGTCCCTCCCTCGCTGTCGGAGATCTTGTAGTGATAAACTCTCCAAACCGCCCATCTATGTCATGGCAACTGGGGCGAATCCTGCAGACACACCCGGGTGCCGACGATGTAGTCCGTGTGGTGACAGTCCGCACAGGTGACGGTATCCTCAAGAGACCCGTAGTAAAATTAGTCAAACTCcccatttcttaa